A genomic region of Kribbella sp. NBC_00382 contains the following coding sequences:
- a CDS encoding L-fuconate dehydratase, whose translation MPRITSVQVTDVRFPTSLTQDGSDAMNKDGDYSAAYVVLHTDDEELRGYGFTFTIGRGNDLCVAAAQQRGIPLVGRDVDELCADLGAIYRELQSDSQLRWLGPDKGVIHLALAAVMNAVWDLAARRAGLPLWRLLSEMSPEELVAAADLRYLSDVFSPEQAIALLAGREGGRKQRVDEIAATGYPCYTTSAGWLGYSDAKLRRLCEEAVAAGYHHVKLKVGANLDDDIRRCGIAREVLGPDGKLMIDANQVWDVPQAIDWVLALAEFEPLWIEEPTSPDDILGHAAIRKAVAPIGVATGEHGMNRVLFKQLMQAEAIDYCQLDAARLGSINEILAVYLLAAWYDVPVCPHAGGVGLCELVQHLAIFDYVAVAATLEGRVTEYVDHLHEHFVDPCVVRDGAYVLPTAAGYSAEMHGDSVDTYTYPTGRYWAARFAAEPAS comes from the coding sequence ATGCCACGCATCACGTCCGTGCAGGTCACCGACGTCCGCTTCCCCACCTCGCTGACCCAGGACGGCTCGGACGCGATGAACAAGGACGGCGACTACTCGGCCGCCTACGTCGTCCTGCACACCGACGACGAGGAACTTCGCGGCTACGGGTTCACGTTCACCATCGGTCGCGGCAACGACCTGTGCGTCGCCGCCGCGCAGCAGCGCGGGATCCCGCTGGTCGGACGCGACGTCGACGAACTCTGCGCCGACCTCGGCGCCATCTACCGTGAGTTGCAGTCCGACAGCCAGCTGCGCTGGCTAGGTCCGGACAAGGGCGTCATCCATCTCGCTCTCGCCGCCGTCATGAACGCAGTCTGGGACCTCGCGGCCCGGCGAGCCGGCCTGCCGCTGTGGCGGCTGCTGTCCGAGATGTCACCGGAGGAGCTGGTCGCCGCCGCGGATCTGCGCTATCTGTCCGACGTCTTCAGCCCCGAGCAGGCGATCGCGCTGCTGGCCGGCCGCGAAGGGGGCCGTAAGCAACGAGTCGACGAGATCGCGGCCACCGGGTACCCGTGCTACACCACCTCCGCGGGGTGGCTCGGGTACTCCGACGCCAAGCTGCGCAGGCTCTGCGAGGAAGCGGTTGCCGCCGGCTACCACCACGTCAAGCTGAAGGTCGGCGCCAACCTCGACGACGACATCCGGCGCTGCGGCATCGCCCGGGAGGTGCTCGGGCCGGACGGAAAGCTGATGATCGACGCGAACCAGGTCTGGGACGTGCCACAGGCGATCGACTGGGTGCTCGCGCTGGCCGAGTTCGAGCCGCTCTGGATCGAGGAACCGACCAGCCCGGACGACATCCTCGGCCACGCGGCGATCCGGAAGGCCGTCGCGCCGATCGGGGTCGCGACCGGCGAGCACGGGATGAACCGGGTGCTGTTCAAGCAGCTGATGCAGGCCGAAGCGATCGACTACTGCCAGCTCGACGCGGCCCGGCTGGGCAGCATCAACGAGATCCTCGCGGTCTATCTGCTGGCCGCCTGGTACGACGTACCGGTGTGTCCGCACGCCGGCGGTGTCGGGCTGTGTGAACTCGTCCAGCACCTGGCGATCTTCGACTACGTAGCGGTCGCGGCGACCCTCGAGGGGCGGGTGACGGAGTACGTCGACCACTTGCACGAGCACTTCGTCGACCCGTGCGTCGTCCGTGACGGGGCTTACGTCCTGCCGACGGCGGCCGGATACAGTGCCGAGATGCACGGTGACTCGGTCGACACCTATACCTACCCGACCGGCCGGTACTGGGCAGCGCGGTTCGCCGCGGAGCCGGCGTCGTGA
- a CDS encoding glycoside hydrolase family 95 protein encodes MSNLVSPDRAGTHRLFYDHPARSWLEALPLGNGRIGAMAFGGVGSDRIGLNDETCWSGGPETARLLSKPVGAIGADAVQAVRAALAAGDIRRAHELAGGFHSGYSQAYLPLGDLLLDLAVDGSTPVADDVAEYRRELDLDLARALTEYEVSGVAVRQEVFVSAPDGVLVVRMTVSKPGALGLAARLDSQLRSRPQVDGDGIGLLLQAPADVAPPHRDVPEPIRYSEGTDRGMAAAIALRARTDGVVHADETGLSVTGATELTLILSTATGYDGPSTVPTRTAEECWATADDLVAAALAREYGELTADHTEDHQKLLRRASLELSGLPDAATLPTDLRLAQHGDDPALAALVFNYGRYLMIASSRPGGLPTTLQGIWNDILRPPWSSNYTVNINTEMNYWPAETTALPECHQPLLDYLEHLAEAGRQTAEERYGCAGWTAHHNADAWCWTLPVEGDPRWSNWPMAGAWLVRHLWEHYAFTGDLDFLGRVWPVLRGAAEFCLDWLVEMPDGSLGTSPSTSPENDYLAGDGEPASVTISSTMDLSLIADLFDRCAQTAGLLGVIDPVVDRFVLARKRIPEPSIGGRGQLQEWAADLPEEDPHHRHMSHLIGLHPADAITPDSTPALAAAAARTLDLRGDQATGWSLAWKINLRARLRDAAAAQRLVRAFLAPADDTSTDYVGSGAGVYPNLFCAHPPFQIDGNFGATAGIAEMLLQSHTSEIEVLPALPIDWPAGRVTGLRARGGVSVDLAWSTDGVDVTLTADRDQERVIRSGDQRITVRLSAGTAHRLSLS; translated from the coding sequence ATGAGCAACCTGGTGAGCCCGGACCGGGCTGGGACGCACCGCCTGTTCTACGACCACCCCGCGCGCAGCTGGCTGGAGGCGTTGCCGCTCGGCAACGGGCGGATCGGGGCGATGGCCTTCGGTGGCGTCGGCAGCGACCGGATCGGCCTGAATGACGAGACCTGCTGGTCAGGCGGTCCGGAGACGGCGCGCCTGCTCTCGAAGCCGGTCGGCGCGATCGGCGCGGACGCCGTCCAGGCAGTCCGGGCAGCGCTGGCCGCCGGTGACATCCGGCGAGCGCACGAGCTGGCCGGAGGATTCCACTCCGGCTACTCGCAGGCGTACCTGCCACTCGGCGACCTGCTGCTCGACCTCGCGGTCGACGGCTCCACCCCCGTTGCCGATGACGTGGCGGAGTACCGGAGAGAGCTTGATCTCGACCTCGCGAGGGCGCTGACGGAGTACGAGGTCAGCGGAGTGGCCGTCCGGCAGGAGGTCTTCGTGAGTGCGCCGGACGGGGTGCTCGTGGTGCGGATGACCGTGTCGAAGCCTGGCGCCCTCGGGCTGGCCGCGCGGCTCGACTCCCAGTTGCGCTCGCGGCCGCAGGTCGACGGCGATGGCATCGGGCTGCTGCTGCAGGCGCCGGCCGATGTCGCGCCGCCGCACCGCGACGTACCGGAACCCATCCGGTACTCCGAGGGAACGGACCGTGGGATGGCCGCAGCGATCGCGCTGCGTGCGCGCACCGATGGCGTAGTGCACGCTGACGAAACCGGCCTCAGCGTGACCGGTGCGACCGAGCTGACCCTGATCCTCTCGACAGCGACCGGGTACGACGGCCCGTCGACCGTGCCGACGCGGACGGCGGAGGAATGCTGGGCGACCGCAGACGACCTGGTGGCGGCTGCGCTGGCCCGCGAGTACGGCGAACTGACGGCTGATCACACCGAGGATCACCAGAAGTTGTTACGTCGCGCATCGCTCGAGCTGAGCGGCCTGCCCGACGCAGCGACGCTGCCGACCGACCTGCGACTGGCCCAGCACGGTGATGACCCCGCCTTGGCCGCGCTGGTCTTCAACTACGGCCGCTATCTGATGATCGCGAGCTCTCGGCCCGGCGGCTTGCCGACCACCCTGCAAGGGATCTGGAACGACATCCTGCGACCGCCCTGGAGCAGCAACTACACGGTCAACATCAACACCGAGATGAACTACTGGCCCGCCGAGACGACCGCGCTGCCGGAGTGTCACCAGCCCCTGCTCGACTATCTCGAGCACCTCGCCGAGGCGGGACGGCAGACAGCGGAGGAACGCTACGGCTGTGCCGGCTGGACAGCGCACCACAACGCCGACGCGTGGTGCTGGACGCTTCCCGTCGAGGGCGACCCACGATGGTCGAACTGGCCGATGGCCGGCGCGTGGCTGGTGCGCCATCTGTGGGAGCACTACGCGTTCACGGGCGATCTGGACTTCCTCGGCCGGGTCTGGCCGGTACTACGAGGCGCTGCTGAGTTCTGCCTCGACTGGCTGGTGGAAATGCCGGACGGCAGTCTCGGAACCTCGCCGTCGACCTCACCCGAGAACGACTACCTGGCCGGCGACGGCGAGCCCGCTTCGGTCACGATCTCGTCGACGATGGACCTGTCGCTGATCGCGGACCTGTTCGACCGGTGCGCCCAGACCGCGGGGCTGCTCGGCGTGATCGATCCAGTCGTGGACCGATTCGTGCTGGCCCGCAAGCGGATCCCGGAGCCGTCGATCGGTGGCCGTGGGCAACTACAGGAATGGGCCGCGGACCTGCCGGAGGAGGACCCGCATCACCGGCACATGTCACACCTGATCGGTCTCCATCCCGCCGACGCGATCACCCCGGACAGTACGCCGGCTCTCGCCGCCGCGGCCGCGCGAACGCTCGACCTGCGCGGTGATCAGGCCACCGGATGGTCGCTGGCGTGGAAGATCAACCTGCGGGCGCGGCTCCGGGACGCGGCGGCGGCGCAGCGACTGGTGCGCGCGTTCCTGGCTCCCGCCGACGACACCTCGACGGACTACGTGGGCAGCGGCGCGGGTGTCTATCCGAACTTGTTCTGCGCGCATCCGCCGTTCCAGATCGACGGCAACTTCGGTGCGACGGCAGGGATCGCGGAGATGTTGCTGCAGAGCCATACCAGCGAGATCGAGGTCCTGCCCGCGCTGCCGATCGACTGGCCGGCCGGACGGGTGACCGGTCTGCGTGCGCGGGGCGGCGTCTCGGTCGACCTCGCCTGGTCCACGGACGGAGTGGACGTGACCCTGACCGCGGACCGGGACCAGGAGCGCGTCATCCGCTCCGGCGACCAACGGATCACCGTCCGGCTCAGCGCCGGCACAGCCCACCGTCTCAGCTTGAGCTGA
- a CDS encoding ABC transporter permease, which produces MAVIPTTIPPPIGEAPPRQQRRRRRRERTTVAGLRRSLQRHWTLYLLMVVPLIWFAVFKYIPMSNAVLAFKDYNVIQGIWGSPWIGWRNFEVFFQNPVFWTLVKNTFVLSVYTVAASFPLAIILALALNEIRTGFFKKTVQMVTYAPYFISTVVVVSMTILVLSPRLGIVNEGLGFFGVPAVDFLGNPDYFRHIYVWSDVWQTTGYSAVIYLAALSGIDPALHESAKIDGASRLQRIRHVDLPGIMPTAVIILVLAVGNIMAIGFEKAFLLQNPLNLSKSEIIATYVYKTGLLNADFSMATAIGLLNSVINLVLLFGVNTIAKRITGNGLWS; this is translated from the coding sequence ATGGCAGTAATCCCCACCACCATCCCGCCGCCCATCGGCGAAGCACCGCCGCGGCAGCAGCGTCGGCGACGGCGGCGCGAACGCACCACCGTCGCCGGTCTGCGACGCAGTCTGCAGCGGCACTGGACGCTGTACCTGCTGATGGTCGTCCCGCTGATCTGGTTCGCGGTCTTCAAGTACATCCCGATGTCGAACGCCGTGCTCGCCTTCAAGGACTACAACGTGATCCAGGGCATCTGGGGGAGCCCGTGGATCGGCTGGCGGAACTTCGAAGTGTTCTTCCAGAACCCGGTGTTCTGGACCCTGGTGAAGAACACCTTCGTGCTCTCGGTCTACACAGTGGCGGCGAGCTTCCCGCTCGCGATCATCCTGGCCCTGGCGCTGAACGAGATCCGTACCGGCTTCTTCAAGAAGACGGTGCAGATGGTGACGTATGCGCCGTACTTCATCTCCACGGTGGTCGTCGTCTCGATGACGATCCTGGTGCTGTCGCCGCGGCTGGGCATCGTCAACGAGGGCCTGGGATTCTTCGGGGTACCGGCGGTCGACTTCCTCGGCAATCCGGACTACTTCCGGCACATCTACGTGTGGTCCGACGTCTGGCAGACGACCGGGTACTCCGCGGTGATCTACCTGGCCGCGTTGTCCGGCATCGACCCGGCGCTGCACGAGTCGGCCAAGATCGACGGTGCCAGCAGGTTGCAGCGGATCCGGCACGTGGATCTGCCGGGCATCATGCCGACCGCGGTGATCATCCTGGTCCTTGCCGTCGGCAACATCATGGCGATCGGCTTCGAGAAGGCGTTCCTGCTGCAGAACCCGCTCAACCTGAGCAAGTCCGAAATCATCGCCACCTACGTGTACAAGACGGGTCTGCTGAACGCGGACTTCAGCATGGCGACCGCGATCGGGCTGCTCAACTCGGTGATCAACCTGGTGCTGCTGTTCGGAGTCAACACGATCGCCAAACGGATCACCGGGAACGGACTGTGGTCATGA
- a CDS encoding carbohydrate ABC transporter permease: MSAQTEARTLPGKKLERRAARARRIREPRTDRIFLFCVYLLLAVLLAVVLLPLLYIVASSFSSPEAVSAGRVLFWPVDFSLRGYHAVFANPQVVQGYLNSLFYTVAGTIVSVTMTIAIAYPMSRRTLVGRNAVMTFILFTMLFTGGLIPTYLVVQSVGLLDTRWALIIPQAIGVWQVIIARTYFRTAIPEELVEAAQLDGCGDLRFLWSVVIPLAKPMIAVVALMYAIMQWNSYFDALIYLKNPDLFPLQLVLRNILILNTTGGGAVDASVVIQRQQLADLLKYSLIVVASVPVLLIYPFVARYFTKGILIGAVKG, from the coding sequence ATGAGCGCTCAGACTGAAGCTAGAACGTTGCCCGGGAAGAAGCTCGAGCGCCGTGCGGCGCGGGCCCGGAGGATCCGGGAGCCGCGGACGGACCGCATCTTCCTCTTCTGTGTCTATCTCTTGCTGGCGGTCCTGCTGGCGGTCGTGCTGCTGCCGTTGCTGTACATCGTGGCGAGTTCGTTCAGCAGCCCGGAGGCGGTGTCGGCCGGCCGGGTGCTGTTCTGGCCGGTGGACTTCTCGCTCCGCGGGTACCACGCGGTGTTCGCCAACCCGCAGGTCGTCCAGGGCTACCTGAACTCGCTGTTCTACACCGTGGCCGGGACGATCGTCAGCGTCACCATGACGATCGCGATCGCCTACCCGATGTCGCGCCGCACGCTGGTCGGCCGCAATGCCGTGATGACGTTCATCTTGTTCACGATGCTGTTCACCGGCGGCCTGATCCCGACCTACCTGGTGGTCCAGTCGGTCGGTCTGCTGGATACCAGGTGGGCGTTGATCATCCCGCAGGCGATCGGCGTGTGGCAGGTCATCATCGCCCGCACCTACTTCCGGACGGCGATCCCGGAGGAGCTGGTCGAGGCCGCGCAGCTGGACGGTTGTGGCGACCTGCGGTTCCTGTGGTCGGTGGTGATCCCACTGGCCAAACCGATGATCGCGGTGGTCGCGCTGATGTACGCGATCATGCAGTGGAACTCGTACTTCGACGCGCTGATCTATCTGAAGAACCCGGATCTGTTCCCGCTGCAGCTGGTGCTGCGCAACATCTTGATCCTGAACACGACCGGCGGTGGGGCGGTCGATGCCTCCGTGGTCATCCAGCGCCAGCAATTGGCCGATCTGCTCAAGTACTCGCTGATCGTGGTGGCGAGCGTGCCGGTCCTGCTGATCTATCCGTTCGTCGCCCGCTACTTCACCAAGGGAATCCTGATCGGTGCCGTGAAGGGCTGA
- a CDS encoding ABC transporter substrate-binding protein, producing the protein MSVQFTKRRRAAIAGISLLAIALAACSGGGSTNEQGKPLPTITGNPDVTLNVFSPQSADTNLATNDFTKLIKQKFNLTIKWQTTTFDGGPSKEKRQISLASGDYPDLYLLIPWVDQFTTAELLKLGKQGVVVPLNQLIDQYAPNIKKALDATPEWKAMATAPDGKIYGMPQWVDCFHCSYPDKLWMNSAWLKKLGLEQPKTTEDLRKVLQAFKTQDPNGNGKADEIPLSANVRDSLIPYLMNAFIYDPQGQNNSGGNNTTLVLNNGKVDVQANKDGWRDGLRYINSLYKEGLIDKGSFTQNPDAMQQQGNHGGSVILGAGTVMHSGIFVTIGSADGRDKQYDAVPPLTGPSGASYASYVFPSIPGATFVLTSKATPEKQIQAIKMLDYIFTDEGENNGQFGTEGKAWTKPGPGDVALDKALKPSFKQIPLKPGSKPRNSGWGALAQYNNTAKYRNSEVIDTDITSQAGYERKLFDATKLYAGKEDKAQIYPFWKVWIDPSLASEVATLQTNLENYVQQNALQFITGSKNIDTDWDAYVKGLEGLGLKRYLEIQQTAYDKVPK; encoded by the coding sequence ATGTCTGTACAGTTCACAAAGAGGAGGCGTGCCGCGATCGCCGGCATCAGTCTCCTGGCAATCGCGCTCGCGGCCTGTTCCGGTGGCGGCTCGACCAACGAGCAGGGTAAGCCGCTGCCAACGATCACCGGAAATCCCGACGTCACGCTGAACGTCTTCTCGCCGCAGTCAGCCGACACGAACCTCGCCACGAACGACTTCACCAAGCTGATCAAGCAGAAGTTCAACCTCACCATCAAGTGGCAGACCACGACGTTCGACGGCGGTCCGTCGAAGGAGAAGCGGCAGATCTCGCTGGCCAGCGGCGACTACCCCGATCTGTACCTGCTGATCCCGTGGGTCGACCAGTTCACCACGGCGGAGCTGCTCAAGCTCGGCAAGCAGGGTGTCGTCGTACCGCTGAACCAGCTGATCGACCAGTACGCGCCGAACATCAAGAAGGCGCTGGACGCCACGCCCGAGTGGAAGGCGATGGCGACCGCGCCGGACGGCAAGATCTACGGGATGCCGCAATGGGTCGACTGCTTCCACTGTTCGTACCCGGACAAGCTGTGGATGAACTCGGCGTGGCTGAAGAAGCTGGGCCTCGAGCAGCCGAAGACCACCGAGGACCTGCGGAAGGTGCTCCAGGCGTTCAAGACCCAGGACCCGAACGGCAACGGCAAGGCCGACGAGATCCCGCTCAGCGCGAACGTCCGCGACAGCCTCATCCCCTACTTGATGAACGCCTTCATCTACGACCCGCAAGGGCAGAACAACAGCGGCGGCAACAACACCACACTGGTTCTCAACAACGGCAAGGTCGACGTCCAGGCGAACAAGGACGGCTGGCGCGATGGCCTGCGGTACATCAACTCGCTCTACAAGGAGGGCCTGATCGACAAAGGCTCCTTCACGCAGAACCCGGACGCGATGCAGCAGCAGGGCAACCACGGCGGCTCGGTCATCCTCGGCGCGGGCACCGTCATGCACTCGGGCATCTTCGTCACCATCGGTTCGGCGGACGGGCGGGACAAGCAGTACGACGCGGTACCGCCGCTGACCGGTCCGAGTGGCGCGAGCTACGCCAGCTACGTCTTCCCGAGCATTCCCGGCGCCACGTTCGTGCTGACGTCGAAGGCCACACCGGAGAAGCAGATCCAGGCGATCAAGATGCTCGACTACATCTTCACCGATGAGGGAGAGAACAACGGACAGTTCGGCACGGAGGGCAAGGCCTGGACCAAGCCCGGTCCCGGCGATGTGGCGCTCGACAAGGCGCTGAAGCCGAGCTTCAAGCAGATTCCCCTGAAGCCCGGGTCGAAACCGCGGAACAGCGGCTGGGGTGCGCTGGCGCAGTACAACAACACCGCGAAGTACCGCAACTCCGAGGTCATCGACACCGACATCACCTCGCAGGCGGGGTACGAACGCAAGCTGTTCGACGCCACGAAGTTGTACGCCGGCAAAGAGGACAAGGCCCAGATCTACCCGTTCTGGAAGGTGTGGATCGACCCGTCCCTGGCGAGCGAGGTCGCGACGCTGCAGACCAACCTGGAGAACTACGTCCAGCAGAACGCGCTGCAGTTCATCACCGGCTCGAAGAACATCGACACCGACTGGGACGCCTACGTCAAGGGCCTCGAGGGCCTCGGCCTGAAGCGCTACCTGGAGATCCAGCAGACCGCCTACGACAAGGTCCCGAAGTAG
- a CDS encoding alpha-L-fucosidase — MQEFEPTFDSLGRFECPDWFRDAKLGIWSHWGAQSVPRYGDWYARNMYREGSDQYRYHLRTYGHPSEFGYKDIVRLWKAERFDPDALMDRFAAAGARYFVAQAVHHDHFFNYDSALNPWNSVKVGPGKDIVALWKAAADQRGLPFGITEHLGATLTWSAVNKGSDKHGRYAGVPYDGSDPAYRDLYLDNRRYLPAEDTEVQDPWYSEDPGWHAYWLEAVTEMIDRYQPDLLYSDGPLPFGEVGYTPGLQAVAQLYNTSAQLHGANRAVYQQKDRRPEVSRVGVMDIERSQTPGIHAEPWQTDTSVGDWFYNVRDVYKTSGHVIELLVDIVSKNGNLLLNVPQLPDGSLDQECSQLLDDLGAWTRVCGEGIYGTRPFRVFGEGPSGVVIRGFTEERVKWSSTDFRFTRKGDTLYAFQLAWPDDGRAVIRSLADHEVVSAVRLLGHGVVPFEQAHGVLVVRLPDARPVDVANCLAIELTSAGRV; from the coding sequence ATGCAGGAGTTCGAGCCGACCTTCGATTCGCTGGGCAGATTCGAGTGCCCGGACTGGTTCCGGGACGCGAAGCTCGGGATCTGGTCGCACTGGGGCGCGCAGTCGGTGCCCCGGTACGGCGACTGGTACGCCCGCAACATGTACCGGGAGGGCTCGGACCAGTACCGGTACCACCTGCGGACGTACGGTCATCCGTCCGAGTTCGGCTACAAGGACATCGTCCGGTTGTGGAAGGCGGAGCGGTTCGATCCCGATGCCCTGATGGATCGCTTCGCCGCCGCGGGTGCCCGGTACTTCGTCGCGCAGGCCGTGCATCACGACCACTTCTTCAACTACGACTCGGCGCTGAACCCGTGGAACTCGGTGAAGGTCGGGCCCGGCAAGGACATCGTGGCCCTGTGGAAGGCCGCCGCGGACCAGCGAGGGTTGCCGTTCGGGATCACCGAGCATCTCGGCGCGACGCTCACCTGGTCGGCGGTCAACAAGGGCAGCGACAAACACGGCCGGTACGCCGGTGTGCCGTACGACGGGAGCGATCCGGCGTACCGGGACCTCTACCTCGACAACAGGCGGTACCTCCCCGCGGAGGACACGGAGGTCCAGGATCCCTGGTACAGCGAGGATCCCGGCTGGCACGCCTATTGGCTGGAGGCGGTGACCGAGATGATCGATCGCTACCAGCCCGATCTGCTGTACTCCGACGGGCCGCTGCCGTTCGGTGAGGTCGGGTACACACCCGGTCTGCAGGCGGTTGCCCAGCTGTACAACACCAGCGCTCAGCTCCATGGGGCGAACCGTGCCGTCTACCAGCAGAAGGATCGCCGGCCCGAGGTGAGCCGGGTCGGCGTGATGGACATCGAACGGAGCCAGACACCCGGCATCCACGCCGAGCCCTGGCAGACCGACACCTCGGTCGGTGACTGGTTCTACAACGTCCGCGACGTCTACAAGACCTCAGGACACGTGATCGAGTTGCTGGTCGACATCGTGTCGAAGAACGGCAACCTGTTGCTCAACGTGCCGCAGTTGCCGGACGGCTCACTCGATCAGGAATGCTCGCAGTTGCTCGACGACCTCGGCGCCTGGACACGCGTGTGTGGTGAAGGCATCTACGGCACCAGGCCGTTCCGCGTCTTCGGCGAGGGACCTTCGGGAGTGGTCATTCGCGGGTTCACCGAGGAGCGGGTGAAGTGGAGCAGTACCGACTTCCGCTTCACCCGCAAAGGCGACACCCTCTACGCCTTCCAGTTGGCCTGGCCGGACGACGGTCGCGCCGTCATCCGGAGCCTCGCCGATCACGAGGTGGTGTCCGCGGTCCGGCTCCTCGGCCACGGCGTGGTTCCCTTCGAGCAGGCTCACGGAGTACTGGTTGTCCGGCTCCCGGATGCTCGGCCGGTCGACGTCGCGAACTGCCTTGCCATCGAGCTCACTTCCGCCGGACGAGTTTGA
- a CDS encoding glycoside hydrolase family 36 protein, whose translation MTFHWQTADLTLTFCFDDGPVRLDSIRPRDEPGDASATTDQPLVEVSALGHGRAPSTFRHVETVIGKRLRYQRHEQSADMLRIVQHDDVTGLQVTSCFRALTGVQTWTEATLTGTGRLELDFLSSAVIGLGSVDFDLLAGDNDWMAESRWSRAALRNTALPDIRTAVHRPPPRTRRAVTCNGSWSTGERLPTGVLLAHDEPYSLGWQIEHNGPWHYEVGETRQGGYLLLSGPTDAEHQWTTSISADESFSTVPVSLVAGHGQDNAFAALTRQRRALRRRRPVDDRLPVVFNDYMNTLMGDPTTAKLLPLIDAAADAGADYFCIDAGWYADGDWWSTVGAWQPSAARFPNGLGEVISRIRERGMVPGLWLEPEVIGVDSPLAKALPDDAFLSRRGIRYAESGRYLLDLRSEAARAHLDGTIDRLVAEYGIGFFKLDYNTMTGPGSDLGGKSAGQGLLEHNRAHLDWLDGVQARHPELLLENCGSGALRMDYALLSRLHLQSTSDQQDPLLYAPIAAAAAASVLPEQAGHWAYPETGTSTERFTVSLVNGILGRMYLSGYLNRMTTDELDLVRAAVAAHREVLTEIEELTPFWPLGLPGWTDEWVAFGLAGATTSYLTLWHRASTPGRIDLSLGGLTVEDFFPAQAGDWTYTSTDQTLTVTTTSPEPSARVIKLVRRK comes from the coding sequence ATGACGTTTCATTGGCAGACCGCCGACCTGACACTGACCTTCTGCTTCGACGACGGCCCGGTCCGGCTGGATTCGATCCGGCCGCGCGACGAGCCGGGCGACGCCTCCGCGACGACGGACCAGCCTCTGGTGGAGGTGTCGGCGCTCGGCCACGGGCGGGCACCGAGCACATTCCGGCATGTCGAGACGGTGATCGGGAAGCGGCTGCGGTACCAACGGCATGAGCAGAGTGCGGACATGCTCCGGATCGTCCAGCACGACGACGTGACCGGACTGCAGGTCACCAGTTGCTTCAGGGCGCTGACAGGCGTCCAGACCTGGACCGAGGCAACGCTCACCGGTACCGGGCGGCTCGAACTGGATTTCCTGTCGTCGGCGGTGATCGGACTCGGCTCGGTGGACTTCGACCTATTGGCCGGCGACAACGACTGGATGGCCGAGAGCCGCTGGAGCCGCGCAGCGCTCCGTAATACCGCCTTGCCCGACATCCGGACCGCAGTGCATCGTCCACCGCCGCGCACCCGCCGGGCCGTCACCTGCAACGGCTCTTGGTCCACCGGTGAGCGGCTGCCGACCGGGGTGCTCCTGGCACACGACGAGCCGTACTCGCTCGGCTGGCAGATCGAGCACAACGGGCCCTGGCACTACGAGGTCGGCGAGACGCGACAAGGTGGATACCTGTTGCTCAGCGGTCCCACTGACGCCGAACACCAGTGGACCACCTCGATCAGCGCCGACGAGTCGTTCAGCACCGTGCCCGTGTCGCTCGTCGCGGGCCACGGACAGGACAACGCCTTCGCTGCTCTGACCCGCCAGCGGCGTGCCCTGCGCCGGCGCCGTCCGGTCGACGACCGGCTGCCGGTGGTCTTCAACGACTACATGAACACCCTGATGGGCGACCCGACCACGGCCAAGTTGCTGCCGCTGATCGACGCCGCAGCAGATGCCGGGGCGGACTACTTCTGCATCGATGCCGGCTGGTACGCCGATGGCGATTGGTGGAGCACGGTCGGCGCCTGGCAACCGTCGGCGGCCCGCTTCCCCAACGGTCTCGGCGAGGTGATCAGCCGGATCCGCGAGCGTGGCATGGTGCCCGGACTGTGGCTCGAGCCCGAGGTGATCGGCGTCGACTCGCCGCTGGCCAAGGCTTTGCCCGACGACGCGTTCCTCAGCCGGCGTGGCATCCGGTACGCCGAGAGCGGCCGGTACCTGCTGGATCTGCGCAGCGAAGCGGCCCGCGCACATCTCGACGGCACCATCGACCGGCTGGTCGCGGAGTACGGGATCGGATTCTTCAAGCTGGACTACAACACCATGACCGGCCCGGGCTCCGACCTGGGCGGGAAGTCAGCAGGGCAAGGACTGCTCGAGCACAACCGGGCGCACCTGGACTGGCTCGACGGCGTCCAGGCGCGCCACCCCGAGCTGTTGCTGGAGAACTGCGGATCGGGTGCGCTGCGGATGGACTATGCGCTGCTGTCCAGGCTGCACCTGCAATCGACCTCCGACCAGCAGGATCCGTTGCTCTATGCACCGATCGCGGCGGCCGCGGCTGCGTCGGTCCTGCCCGAACAGGCCGGCCACTGGGCGTACCCGGAGACAGGCACGTCGACAGAGAGATTCACGGTCAGCCTGGTGAACGGCATCCTCGGCCGGATGTATTTGTCGGGCTATCTGAACCGGATGACGACGGACGAACTCGACCTGGTCCGGGCCGCCGTTGCGGCGCACCGGGAGGTGCTGACGGAGATCGAGGAGCTGACGCCGTTCTGGCCGCTGGGCCTGCCCGGCTGGACCGACGAGTGGGTCGCCTTCGGCCTGGCGGGTGCCACCACGTCGTACCTGACGTTGTGGCACCGCGCCTCGACCCCTGGCCGGATCGACCTGTCCCTCGGCGGACTGACCGTCGAGGACTTCTTCCCGGCCCAGGCCGGCGACTGGACCTACACCAGCACCGACCAGACGCTGACCGTCACCACCACCTCCCCCGAACCGTCAGCCCGCGTCATCAAACTCGTCCGGCGGAAGTGA